The Paenibacillus sp. FSL R7-0345 DNA segment CCGCGGCCTCGACCCCTATATCGAATACTGCCGGAAGCATGACATTCATTTCGATGTCAGCACAGCCTTCGAGATGTACGTGGACAACGTGGAGAACCTGACCAAGGAAGCCAACTATATGTATGAGCACTTCCGGATTATGCCGGCCTCTCTGCCGGCATGGGAGGAATTCCGCGAGCCGATCGTCAAATTCACGGTATTCACCAAGTCAGCGGTGCTGGATGAAGCAATGCGGGAATGGGGCACCTGGACCCAGCAGTATAATATGCTGCGCAGCGGAGAGTTTTTTGCCGATTTCATGCATCACGAAGCTTCAAAAGGCAATGCCCTCAAGAATCTAGCCGCAAGGCTCGGGATCGCGCAGGAAGAAGTAATGTCTATCGGTAACTACTACAATGATATCTCCATGCTGACCTATGCGGGCCTGGGCGTTGCCGTAGATAATGCTCCGGTTGAGGTTAAAGCGGCCGCTGATGCAATTACAGGAACAAACAATGAGCACGGCGTGCGGGATGCACTTGTGAAATATTGCCTCTAGTAACTCTCCCCCTTATTGCCTTATAATCCTTTTAAGCATAAACCAGTGCCGGATGGCGTTGGTTTATGCTTTTTTTTGTCTGGTTGGAAGGTGATGGGGAGAAGGGGTGCGGATAGATGAGGAAGGATGGAGAGGGCCGGTGAAATTGTGCTGGATAAAACGGTATTGGATAAAACGTGCTGGATAAAAGCTTCGGTATGTGTTAACTGCAGGCGAATTGGTTCGACTAATATTAGCTTTTTTGCTGGGGAAGCGGATTGGCTATGATTATGAGGCGTTGGGACGGTGAGGTGGTGCGGTGCGGCAGAAAGGGGGTGAGTCAGTGGGGCAGTGAGTCAGTGGCAAGTGGGGGAAGTGAGGAAGTGAGGAAGTGAAGTGATAAGGCAATGCGGCGGAGGGTATGAGCGGTGAGGCAATGAAGCGTTGAGGTTGAAGGCTAAGGACAAAGGGCGGAATTTAGGGTGTATTGTCTCCGTTTCTGCTATTTCAGCTCCGTTTTCTAGGCCGCCGACATAACTAAGTGGAAATTTGCTGCTTAAAAATTCATTAAACAACATAATTGAAACACTAGGTGGAAAAATGCTACTTAATTATGCGATTTTAGCGCTAAAGGGGGTCTGCAGGCTAAATTAGATGTCTTTTTTCCACTTAGTACTTAGAAATGTTCGAAAATCGAGAAATTAAGTAGCAAAAATCCAACTAGATAGGCTGAAATGGAATTTGTAAACAACGCAACATGAGCAACGAGAGAGTACGGAGCATGGATGGTGGGGATAGAGAGTGGAAAAGGTAAATGCAGAGCAGGTAGTGAGAAGTGGAGCCAGGTATTAGAGGCAGAAGGGGAAGCGCGGAAGAGAAATGGAGTTTTTTGATACTGTGAAAATGGAGTAGGTAGTGGGGGAGCGGATGTGGAGAATGGAAAGCGAGAACAAGGGGAAGTGAAGTGTACGTAATGGTGAAGTGTAGGCATTGATAATGTGGAAATTAGTGTAGTTAGTAGGGAATGGAGCGTGGAAAGCAGAAGGGTGAAAATGAGTTGAAGTGAAGATGAGAGTGGGTATTCAGTAAATGAAGAGTTTGGTCTGGAGTGTAGGTATAAGAAAATGAAGGGTGTGTGGTATGGAGCAGGAGTGGAGGCTGGTTAGTGGAGACTAGTTAGTGTAGACGAACCAAGTGCGGGTGGCGGATCGTCGAAAGAGTAAGTGGCGGGAAACGGAAACGCCAAATAGCGGCGGCACTGCCCTGGAAGGGCGGCGCGGCCGCTTGGTGTCACTGTCGCATTACTGCGGACGGAATTAGACAAACAACGAACGGGAAATGATGACGAGCAGGATAAAGAGCACCAAAATTGCACCGGTCGAAGTAAAGCCTGGCATTGCACCCATGTCTGATTCCTCCCTTAACTCATGTCTGGTTCCCATTACCGCGCCTGCTGCGGCTGCGGCGTCCTTGGGATAATGACATCATATGCATATGAGGGAGGTGTGAACTGGTTAGCTGCCTACACCTCGTCAATATGGGCTTTTAGAATTCTCAGGCCCTTGGGCAGATGGTTCTTCAGCTGGCCTGAGCTGGCTTTGCCCCAGCCGACGGGCAGGCCATCCACGGTGACGAGCGTCCAGCCATGAAGCTCAGCAGGAACGGGCAGGCTCTCGCCGCGCAGCCAGGCGTGAATATCCAGGCTGTCCGCTGACAGGTCGAAGCTGCGCGCAGCCTGCTCTGGTGAAAGAGCCATGGCCAGGGCATGGGCCGGTTCGATGCGGTTTTTTTTCAGATGGGCAATATGCAGTCCGGCACGGGGTACCTTGAGGCCCTCCAGCAGACCGGTGTGCAGACGCTCATTAAACGCTTCAGGCAGCAGATAAAGTGATTCTCCGAACAGTACAGGCAAGCCCTGGAAGCTGTAACCGGGCAGCTCTTTGGCGGTCCAGTCCAGAAACTGCTGGTATGCATCGCGGACTGAGGCATTCACACGCGGGCCGTTTTTGCTTTTGCCGTTGCTGCGTTTATTGCGGAAGCTGTCCGCTTCCCCGGATCCTGCTGCTTTATGCAGCAGCGCGACGAAATGTCCCTCGCCTTTTTCCAGATGCGGCCACAGCCGTTTGGCGGTAATCAGCTCCATATCGGGATAAGCAGCGGTAAACCGGCCGATTGTCTCTTCGTTCTCCTGACGGTTAAAGGTACAGGTCGAGTAGACCATACTGCCGCCCGGCTTCAGCATAATATAGGCATCCTGCAAAATATCCCACTGCCTGGAAGCGCACATCCGGACATGATCGGGTGACCACTCACGGATGGCTCCCTCATCCTTGCGGAACATGCCCTCACCGGAGCACGGGGCATCAAGCATAATCCGGTCAAATACCTCCGGAAACCGCAGGGACAGCTTGTCCGGCGCAGCGCTGGTTACGAGTGCATGGGGAATACCGAGCCGTTCGACGTTCTCGGCCAGAATTTTGGCCCGTTCGGGATGAATCTCATTGGAGACAAGCAGGCCCTGACCCTGCATCAGGGAGGCCAGGTGGGTTGTTTTGCCGCCTGGCGCAGCGGCCAGATCAAGCACGGTTTCACCGGGCTGCGGTGCCAATAGCTCGGCCGCGGACATTGCCGACGGTTCCTGAATATAATATAGTCCGGCGGTATGGAAGGGGTGTCTGCCCGGCCGGGCCGGGTCTTCATAATAATAACCTGCAGGACACCAGGGAACAGGCGTCAGGCCAAACTGCGCGATTGCCTTGGCGGCCGGGGCGCTGCCGGGGGTGTTTTTTAGAGTGTTAAACCGCAAGCCCTGGGTCCGCGGCAAGCGATAGCTGTGCAGAAAAGCGTCCGCCTCCTGCCCCAGCAGCTCTTTCATGGCAGTGGTATACGCGGCGGGCAGCCGTTCTTCGTTCATATGTCATTCTCCTCTTGTTGATTTCAAAACAGGCGCAAGTGTTCTTAATTAGTTGCTGTTTCAGGTAGATACCGATAAAATCAAGGTAAGGGACCTCAACGTGCCTGTATATGTACATATATATAACTATATCATAATTGCCAGGTCTCACCGTAATCGGGGCAATCGAAAAGGGGATGTACCTTATGAATTTGCTGCAAGCGCTATTCTTCCCGCCGGAGCAGCCCGGTGGCGTATCTTCCATGATTCCTTATCTGCAGGAACGGTTCCGCTCCAGCCGCTGGGATATGGATTTGTTCTGGCTGCCCAAGCGGATTCGGAACAAGGGACGCGAAGAGATTGTCTTTGAAACGTTTGACTGGACGGTGTACGGTGAAAGTCCGGTTGTGCAAAAATATATCCAGACCTACCGGGATTACATCTGGTGGACGAAGCTGCGGATGAGCAAGCAGTATGATCTGATCCATGCCCACCATCCGATAGCGGGCCTCGCCATGAAAAAGATTTATCCGGAGATCCCGCTGATTCAAACGCTGCACTCCAGTTACGAGCGCGAGCTCATTCTTAACGGTGTAATCGAAGAAGGCGGATTGGAGCACCAGTTTCTCGTTTCGATTTACCGCGAACTTGAGCATGTAAGTGACCGGCTGATGACGGTTTCGCGCGCTTTTGCCGATTATCTGACACCTTATACGGATCATCCTGCCGGCATCGGCATTATCCCGAACGGGTTTGACGAAAAAAGATTTAAGCCGGTTCCGCATGACAACAGCATTCCGCAGCTGGTTACGGTTACCCGTCTGGTGCCTGCCAAGGGTCTGGATATCCTGTTCAGGGCCTGTGCAGAGCTGAAAAACCGCGGACATGAATATGTACTGCATATTATCGGTGACGGGCCTTCACGCGGAGAGCTGGAGTCACTGGCGCAGGAGCTCGGAATCTATAATGAAACGATTTTTTACGGCTATACGCTGCATCCTGAGGAGTTCATGCCGTTTTTTGATATTTTTGTCCTGCCCTCACGGGCGGAGGCATTCGGTTCAGTGTTTGCGGAGGCTGCGCTCAGCTGTCTTGCCCTGGTGGGTACCAATGTCGGAGGGATTCCGGAGCAGATTGAAGACGGGGTGAACGGCCTGCTGGTTAATCCTGATGATCAGACCGCGCTGGCCGATGCACTGGAAAAAGTAATTTCAGATCCCGGCTACCGGTATGAGCTGTCGAGATCTGCCTGGGATAAGGCTAAAAGCCAGTATTCCCTGACCCGTGTCGCCAATGAGCTTAAAAAAATCTATCTGCAGTACCAGCCTGAAACAAAGGGGTGAGCCAAGTGATTCCTTTCCGGTTCCTGCATGCTGCTGATCTGCACCTGGACAGCCGCTTTGTCGGCCTGGCGCAGCTTCCGCAGGCTGTACGCTCCTATTTACGGGAGTCCACTTTCGCCGCCCTCGGGCGGCTTGTTGGCGTCGCTGTAGAGGAGGAAGTCGATTTTGTAGTCATCAGCGGGGATGTATACGATATTACGGATGCTTCGCTGCAGGGGCAGCTGCGTTTTCAGGAGGCGCTCAAACAGCTGGCCGGACACGGCATTCAGGTCTATCTGATTCACGGCAACCATGATCCGCTCGACGGGCCGCGCCTGAGTATGGAGCTGCCCGCGGGAGTCACCGTGTTTGGAGCAGGGGAGGCTGGACAAGCCGTTGCCTGCCGCCGGAGAGACGGGGCAGAGGTGGCAGTAATCAGCGGCATTTCTTATCCCACGGCAAAAGTAACGGAGAATACGGCACTGCTGTTTAACCGCAAGCCGGGCAGCAGCCTGTTTCATATTGCGCTTTTGCATGGTAATGTCGACGGAGATCTGCAGCATGAGACCTACTCGCCGTGCACACGCAAGGATCTGATCAGCCGGAGTTTTGATTATTGGGCTCTCGGGCACATTCATAAGCGCAGCATTCTGCATGAGCGTCCGGCTATAGTCTATCCGGGCAACATTCAGGGACGCAGTGTCAAGGAGACAGGCCCTAAAGGGTGTTACATAGTGGATGTGAATCCGGAGGGTCTGACCGACCTGCGGTTCCGGGAGCTGGATACCGTTCGCTGGCAGGTGAAGGAAATTCCGATCGACGGCCTAACGGATGAGGGGGAGTTGACGAATGCGGTTGAACAGGCGGTAGAGGAGATCAGGGGCGAGCTTCCGCAGCTGATGTCTGTTGTGCGCTTCCGGCTAACCGGCCGGGGAAGGGTGCACAGGATATTGTCTGAAAAAGGGGCGGCTGCCGACCTTCTATCCGAGCTGCAGCGGCGGGAGGCGGCACGTGCCGAACGAAAGGATTTTGCCGGTCTGGTGTGGACCGAAGGCTTCGCGGTAGAAACAGGCCTGCCGGTTGACAGGGAGCGGCTGCTTCAGGAGGACAGTTTCCTGGGCGAGCTGCTGCGGCTCTCCGGGACAAGCGGGGAGACAGCAGATGGCCTGGAGGAGCTGCTCTCGGCTGCACTAAAACCGCTGATGGAGAACCGTGAGCTGCGGAGGCTGCTAACCGCAATAGACGGTGTTGAAAAACAGGACTGGCTGCGCAGTGCCGAGGAGCTTGGCATTACACTGCTGAGCGGTGCGGAGGAAGCGGTGCGGGCTGGCGGCCAGCATCCGGCTTTTGCTGAGATGGGCGGTAGTGAAGAAAACGAGTGACCGACGGCAAGCAGCAGCCGGCATGTGCTTGAAGAAGCTGTATCAGGGCAGAAGCGGGGGAATGCGGGATGAAAATTGAACAGTTGCAGATCAGCGGGTTCGGCCGGCTGCAGCAGCGGGAGATGGAGCTCAAAGAAGGCGTTACTGTACTGTACGGGCGCAATGAAGCCGGTAAAAGCACTACACTGCAATTTATCCGGGCTATGCTGTTCGGGATTCCCGGCAGGGCCAATCCCGCGGAGCGGTATGAGCCGGTACAGGGCGGCCTGCATGGCGGGGGGTTGACAGCGTGTGACAACGAAGGAGCACGCTGGATCATCCGGCGCTACGCTGCCGGCGGAGAGCAGAGCCGGAGCGAAAAGCTGAGTGTCACTATCCGTTACCCGGATGGGCGGACGGAAGAGGCAACTCAGGAAGAGCTGGAACGCCGGCTGCTCGGCGGCATCTCGCGGAGCATGTTCCGGCAGCTGTTCGCGGTATCGCTGGACGAGCTTCAGGAGCTTGGCGCCCTGCAGTCTGAGGAAATGGGCAGCTACCTGTTCCACGCCGGTATGGGCGGCGGAGGAGATATTATGCGTGCAGAGCGCAGGCTGATTCAGGATGCGGAGAAGCTGTATAAGCCGCGGGGCAAAGTGCAGGAAGCGGCCAAAATCCTCCAGAGAATCGAGAAGCTGGAGCGCGAGATGGCAGAGAGCCGGTCTTTGCTGCCCAAATATAATGCGAATCTGGCTGCACTGGAGCTTGCGGAGCTGAAGCTGGCTGAGCTTGAGCTCTCGCGTACCCGTGCCGGCAGCCGGCTGACTCTGCTGCGTAAAGCGGCTGATATCCGTGAGCTGTGGCTGAAATGGCGTGAGGCCCGGTCAGAGCTGGACAGCCTTCCGGAAATCGCGGATTTTCCGGACAACGGCACGGTCCGCTGGCAGTCACTGGAGGCGGAAACGCGAAATGCGGCTGGTGCTGTCCAGCGGCTTCAACGCCAGCTTGACGAGCTTGCTGCCGAGCTGGCGCTTCATCCGCCGGACGAGCTGCTCATTGCCCAGGGGCCTTTGCTGGAGCGGCTGGACCGCGGGCGTTCAGGGTATAAAGACCGCCGCGCCGAGCGGCAGCGCCTGGAAGCCGAACTTGCGGCACATGAGGCTCATCTGGAGCGCATCCTTCGCAGCATTGGAGCTGGCTGGGGTCATGCGGAACTTGCGGCGTTTGCGGTTACTGCAGCCGAGCGCGAGGCTGCGCGGCGCTTTGCCGCCTCATTCGCCGCGTACGACCGGCGGATGGAGACCCGGGAAGCGGAGCGGCAGAGCCTCCGCTCCCGCATGGCCGCCGCCGCCGCTGCGCTGCAGGCGGCGGAACGCTCGCTTGCGCGTGAACACGCAAGCGGCGCTGATTTCGCGGGCCTCGCTCCGCGCAGCCCGCGTGAAGTGCTGCAGCTGTGGGACGAGCTGCAGCAGGCCGCCGAGCGCTGGCGCGAAGCGCAGCTCGGCATTGACGGGCCGCGCAGCGGCCCGGGGGACCGCCGGACGGCACGCTACCGGCGGGGGCTGGCCTCAGGCGCAGCGTTGACGCTGCTGCTGCCGGCGGCCCTGCAGCTGAGCGGTGCCCCGCCGCTCAGCGTCTGGTCCGCGTTCGGCCTGCTGGCCGCCGCGGACCTGGTGTTGTGGGCCGGCCTGCGCGCAGCGGGCCGGCAGGACTCCCCGCCGGGGCACGGCGGGGAGGACAGCGCAGCGGCCGCAGCGGAGATGCTGCGGCTGCGCGGGCTGCTGCTCTCCGGGGCGGAGCCGGAGAGCGGGACCGGCCGGCCTGGGCGCAGCACGGCCGGGGGCAATGATGCCGGCGCGCTTGAGGCCGGCATGCGGGAGCTGCGCCGCCTGATGGAGGCGTGGAACGCCTGGCGGCAGCGCGTGGACCGGCTGTCCGGCGAGCGCGATGCGTGCCGGACAGAAACAGAAGCGCTCGCGGGGCATGAGCGCGCCTTGGCAGAAGACCTGGAGCGTGCCGAGGCAGAGTTTGCTGAACTCGACGGCCGGTACACAGACTGGCTGCGTCAGCGCGATCTGCCGGAAGGCTTGTCTCCGGAAGGCCTGCCGGATCTGTTTGCACTGGTGGAGCAGGGAAACGAGCTGCTCCGCCAGCACGGCAAGCTGACTCAGCGGCTCCGTGAGCTTGGAGCGGAGTGCACAGCTTATGAGCATGAGATTTTATCCCTGCTGCGGCAGTCCGGGATACAGACGGACAGCAGTCTAGCTTCTGACACCGTATCGGCAAGTACGGTAGGTTCAGCACCCGGGGCCTTCTTAACAGCAGATACAGGTAACGAAGTTCAGCTGTCCACCTTGCTCAGCTGGCTGGAGAACCGGAAGCGGGAGTGGGATGAACTGCGGAATGAGCTGCTCCGCCGGGAAGGGCTATCGGCCCGGATGGCTGAAATCCATGAGGAGCTGGCCATGAACCGGCAGCAGCTGGAAGGGCTGGTGCAGCGGAGCAGCGCTCTCCTGCAGGAAGGCGGAGCTGCGGACGGTGAGGATTTTCTGCGGCGCGCTTCGGCAGTGCAGCAGAGAACAGAGCTGGTTAGAGCGATCCGTCAATGGGAGCTGGCAATGTTCACCGGCTGGGAAGGCGGCAGAGCGGAGCAATTGCAGCAGCTGCTGGAGCAGTATGATGCTGCTGCGCTTGCAGAGGAACGATCAGCGGCAGAAAATGCTGCGCTATCCTTGGAAGAAGAGCGGAATATCCTTCTGGAGCAGAGGGGCAAGCTGCTGCAGGAGCAGGACTATTTGAAGGAACGCTGCATGGGGGATACAGTCAGTCAGCAGCTGGAGGAGCAGCGTTCGGCACTGCGCCAGCTGGCAGGCCAGTATGCGGTAACGGCACTGGCGGCCGAGCTGATCGGGCGGACAAGACGGATTTATGAGCAGGAAAAGCAGCCGCAGGTGCTGCAGCTGGCATCAGGCTATTTCTCAACACTTACCGGGGGCGAATACCGGAGAATTCTTATGACGCTTGGCCATAAGGAGCTAAAAGCAGAGCATGAGACCTTCGGACTTCTGGACAGCGCTCTGCTCAGCCGCGGCACACAGGAGCAATTGTATCTTGCGATCCGGTTGGCCCTGGCCGAAACAATGACCCGGCAGACCACGCTGCCGCTGATGCTGGACGATCTGTTTGTTAATTTTGATGAACAGCGCCTGTCAGCAGCACTGGCCCTGCTGGGCGGACTGTCGGCAACCCGCCAGATCATTATGATGACCTGCCACCGCCATGTTGCGGAAGCAGCAGCGCGGATTATCCCTGCTTCAACAGTCATCTCCGTATAGCCAAACACGGGGGGTACCAACCGTACCCCAGTGTTTTTGCCCTATCTGTCTCGAATCTCCTGACCCTTATTTCCGCCCCCGCACAACGGGCTTAACAGCCACAATTGTTATGCCCTTAGCCTTGCCATTCCCTTCCGGTCCCTGAGGAGGTGGAGACAGCGGCGCGCGCAGCAGCATGCTCACCCAGACCAGGGCCAGGGCGCCGAAGATCGGGTAGAATACCCCGAGCAGGGAGCTGAAGCCGAATTGACTGAACAGATAACAGAACAGCATGAGCAGCGGAGTGACCAGGGCAGGGGCGACAGGCAGACGCTGCTGCAGCTGTACGCTGACGCCGTATATATTGGCGATGAAGGTACTGAAGATTTCAAGGAAGATCAGCAGCAGATAGATCAGCTGAACGATGGAGCCGAGCCGGAAGGCGATGCTGCCCATCGGGACTTCGAATTGCAGAATGCCCGGCATCTGTGAGCTCATCGCAAAATGTGCAGCAAGCAGCATGAAACCGATGCCGATCCCGCCCAGAATGCCGCCGCGCACCAGCGGCTGTTCATCCTCAGTATGGCGTGCCAGCGGGACAAGCACAGCCTGGGCCATACTGAGATTAAAGGCAGTGTAGAGTAAGGGTGACATCCAGGCACCGAAGGTGCTGCTGTCTGTCTGCAGGAACAGAAACCGTCCCGCTCCCGGCAGCCCGAATGTATTAAAAATGATGATCAGCGACAGAGTAAGCATCAGCGGTACGACCAGACTGTTAAGCTGCATAATCCCTGACATCCCGCGCTTCAGCAGAAAAAACGAGCCGGTCACAGTAATCAGCAGCCCCGCCTGATAAGGCAGGCCCAGATGCTCCTGAAAAATAGCGCCGGCGCCAGCCAGCATGATGCTGTTGACCCCGATCAGAATGACCATCGTGAACAGGCTGATGCGGCTGCCGGCTTTTTCACCGAACAGATGGCGGTTGAAATC contains these protein-coding regions:
- a CDS encoding HAD family hydrolase, translating into MKYKLIALDVDGTLLNDDHKLSDENKEAIAEVTRRGGQIVLCTGRSPQNSIPFMEELGLTGYVLGHNGGATVSVSDRKVLDQYGMDGRGLDPYIEYCRKHDIHFDVSTAFEMYVDNVENLTKEANYMYEHFRIMPASLPAWEEFREPIVKFTVFTKSAVLDEAMREWGTWTQQYNMLRSGEFFADFMHHEASKGNALKNLAARLGIAQEEVMSIGNYYNDISMLTYAGLGVAVDNAPVEVKAAADAITGTNNEHGVRDALVKYCL
- a CDS encoding sporulation protein YjcZ translates to MGAMPGFTSTGAILVLFILLVIISRSLFV
- a CDS encoding RsmB/NOP family class I SAM-dependent RNA methyltransferase; protein product: MNEERLPAAYTTAMKELLGQEADAFLHSYRLPRTQGLRFNTLKNTPGSAPAAKAIAQFGLTPVPWCPAGYYYEDPARPGRHPFHTAGLYYIQEPSAMSAAELLAPQPGETVLDLAAAPGGKTTHLASLMQGQGLLVSNEIHPERAKILAENVERLGIPHALVTSAAPDKLSLRFPEVFDRIMLDAPCSGEGMFRKDEGAIREWSPDHVRMCASRQWDILQDAYIMLKPGGSMVYSTCTFNRQENEETIGRFTAAYPDMELITAKRLWPHLEKGEGHFVALLHKAAGSGEADSFRNKRSNGKSKNGPRVNASVRDAYQQFLDWTAKELPGYSFQGLPVLFGESLYLLPEAFNERLHTGLLEGLKVPRAGLHIAHLKKNRIEPAHALAMALSPEQAARSFDLSADSLDIHAWLRGESLPVPAELHGWTLVTVDGLPVGWGKASSGQLKNHLPKGLRILKAHIDEV
- a CDS encoding glycosyltransferase family 4 protein, translating into MNLLQALFFPPEQPGGVSSMIPYLQERFRSSRWDMDLFWLPKRIRNKGREEIVFETFDWTVYGESPVVQKYIQTYRDYIWWTKLRMSKQYDLIHAHHPIAGLAMKKIYPEIPLIQTLHSSYERELILNGVIEEGGLEHQFLVSIYRELEHVSDRLMTVSRAFADYLTPYTDHPAGIGIIPNGFDEKRFKPVPHDNSIPQLVTVTRLVPAKGLDILFRACAELKNRGHEYVLHIIGDGPSRGELESLAQELGIYNETIFYGYTLHPEEFMPFFDIFVLPSRAEAFGSVFAEAALSCLALVGTNVGGIPEQIEDGVNGLLVNPDDQTALADALEKVISDPGYRYELSRSAWDKAKSQYSLTRVANELKKIYLQYQPETKG
- a CDS encoding DNA repair exonuclease — encoded protein: MIPFRFLHAADLHLDSRFVGLAQLPQAVRSYLRESTFAALGRLVGVAVEEEVDFVVISGDVYDITDASLQGQLRFQEALKQLAGHGIQVYLIHGNHDPLDGPRLSMELPAGVTVFGAGEAGQAVACRRRDGAEVAVISGISYPTAKVTENTALLFNRKPGSSLFHIALLHGNVDGDLQHETYSPCTRKDLISRSFDYWALGHIHKRSILHERPAIVYPGNIQGRSVKETGPKGCYIVDVNPEGLTDLRFRELDTVRWQVKEIPIDGLTDEGELTNAVEQAVEEIRGELPQLMSVVRFRLTGRGRVHRILSEKGAAADLLSELQRREAARAERKDFAGLVWTEGFAVETGLPVDRERLLQEDSFLGELLRLSGTSGETADGLEELLSAALKPLMENRELRRLLTAIDGVEKQDWLRSAEELGITLLSGAEEAVRAGGQHPAFAEMGGSEENE
- a CDS encoding AAA family ATPase, producing the protein MKIEQLQISGFGRLQQREMELKEGVTVLYGRNEAGKSTTLQFIRAMLFGIPGRANPAERYEPVQGGLHGGGLTACDNEGARWIIRRYAAGGEQSRSEKLSVTIRYPDGRTEEATQEELERRLLGGISRSMFRQLFAVSLDELQELGALQSEEMGSYLFHAGMGGGGDIMRAERRLIQDAEKLYKPRGKVQEAAKILQRIEKLEREMAESRSLLPKYNANLAALELAELKLAELELSRTRAGSRLTLLRKAADIRELWLKWREARSELDSLPEIADFPDNGTVRWQSLEAETRNAAGAVQRLQRQLDELAAELALHPPDELLIAQGPLLERLDRGRSGYKDRRAERQRLEAELAAHEAHLERILRSIGAGWGHAELAAFAVTAAEREAARRFAASFAAYDRRMETREAERQSLRSRMAAAAAALQAAERSLAREHASGADFAGLAPRSPREVLQLWDELQQAAERWREAQLGIDGPRSGPGDRRTARYRRGLASGAALTLLLPAALQLSGAPPLSVWSAFGLLAAADLVLWAGLRAAGRQDSPPGHGGEDSAAAAAEMLRLRGLLLSGAEPESGTGRPGRSTAGGNDAGALEAGMRELRRLMEAWNAWRQRVDRLSGERDACRTETEALAGHERALAEDLERAEAEFAELDGRYTDWLRQRDLPEGLSPEGLPDLFALVEQGNELLRQHGKLTQRLRELGAECTAYEHEILSLLRQSGIQTDSSLASDTVSASTVGSAPGAFLTADTGNEVQLSTLLSWLENRKREWDELRNELLRREGLSARMAEIHEELAMNRQQLEGLVQRSSALLQEGGAADGEDFLRRASAVQQRTELVRAIRQWELAMFTGWEGGRAEQLQQLLEQYDAAALAEERSAAENAALSLEEERNILLEQRGKLLQEQDYLKERCMGDTVSQQLEEQRSALRQLAGQYAVTALAAELIGRTRRIYEQEKQPQVLQLASGYFSTLTGGEYRRILMTLGHKELKAEHETFGLLDSALLSRGTQEQLYLAIRLALAETMTRQTTLPLMLDDLFVNFDEQRLSAALALLGGLSATRQIIMMTCHRHVAEAAARIIPASTVISV